The Henningerozyma blattae CBS 6284 chromosome 9, complete genome DNA segment CGACAAACGCACCCTGTCTTCTAAATATTACCTCGTTTAGAGCCATAGGATTATTTGCTAGATGTATGAGAATAGGAATGTCGTGGTCAGGTTCAATGACATCTAGAGAAAACGTTGCTATTTCATCAGAACCAATGTGAGATTTGTTAACTGGtattatatcatttgatAGAATTTCTGTGATTTTAACACCGTACCTACTAAATCCCGAATAAACAGTCATTAAGTCACCTACTTGTAAATGTTCATTCATATACAATGtcttgatttttatttggaaTGAATTTGAAGTCTCAAGGTTAAAATCAACAGAGGTAGCTATATTACCTATCGATATTGATTGATAATCTGCatttaatacttttaaCGTTACAGAGTCACTTTCGAGCGCAATCGGTAGTGGTgcattttttattgaatcaACTGTAGATGATATTCTGTCAACTATTAAGCTCTGCTTGGATGGATATACGGTAATATTCTCACCCGGCTGTATAGTACCATTGATAACTTTACCAGTTATTAAAGTTGCATGTTTGTCACTTTCATGCATTTTAcgttttaatatttggaaaataaaaggcttcttactaatattatcatatttatGGATTGTCAACTTTTCAATTGTTGAAAATAAACTAGCACCACCTTCATACCATTTCATTTGTTTTGGATAATCAACATTGTGCACACCTTCCCCAGTTCTGCCACTTATTGGTATCCATGATACGTTCTCTACATGCTTAAATTGAAtgtcttttaaaaatactgTTAGCTCATTTTTTATAGACATAAAACGGACTTCATCCCATTCGACTGTATCCATTTTATTCATTgcaaaaatcaaatatttaatccCCATAGTTTTAGTCAATAATATATGGTCCCTTGTCTGACCATCAAGACTGAAacctttttcaaatgattcaatGTTACAATCGATACAAATTACTATCAAATTACTATTGAACACCCATGTTCTTGCTTTAGAAACGTAACTTTTATTTCCTGGtatttcatttatattataaGCAGtagaatttaattcattgtCTAAAAATAGATTCCTCTTGTGTATCTCGATTGTATGGGGGAATAAAGAGGACCCTGACTGCCTTtcatttttacttttatcaACTAACCATGCGAGATAATTCGTTGATTTAAGGTGTTTTTCAGAATCCCATTTGATTCGACGAATTGTATCATAATCAAGTAGATTGAAATCTTGAATTAAACGACCCATTAATGTCGATTTACCTGATCCGGTATCACCcattatcaatatattgatagattttatatcattttttttgacaTAATTGTCAATTTCAATGGCTTGATAAGGTTCCGATGGAATAAATACTTGTTTAATAGACTCCATTCTCTTCTtttcttcctcttctttttttttctgctcttctaaagttttatc contains these protein-coding regions:
- the TBLA0I01600 gene encoding uncharacterized protein (similar to Saccharomyces cerevisiae HBS1 (YKR084C) and SKI7 (YOR076C); ancestral locus Anc_5.680) translates to MSALERLAKLRAAKNQEQNTANLSSIDESKLHKSSRSIGLLSKLQTEDGLKNRTDMAGSTELLVKKQSLSEKFAAIKKARQEKENTLSQNTPTFESTNNLITINNETSTSSRLNKFEKFQTTNDAKLKQNQPSSDISLISTPNNVRLSLKLTAIRKSQGFELRNKDNTVLNKNRTNNKSHLHGSQTSEMDPSTKNPIMLHDKIKNSRLIWNLISQQNLRSHSNSGYIFKTQSSIINNSKLNEICINNSKRSRCSNQYTVFYPNKKHNVYLSKDQIKKNFEKPSPDDIVLEAQAKAFVDVTQKVSKLKIDKTLEEQKKKEEEEKKRMESIKQVFIPSEPYQAIEIDNYVKKNDIKSINILIMGDTGSGKSTLMGRLIQDFNLLDYDTIRRIKWDSEKHLKSTNYLAWLVDKSKNERQSGSSLFPHTIEIHKRNLFLDNELNSTAYNINEIPGNKSYVSKARTWVFNSNLIVICIDCNIESFEKGFSLDGQTRDHILLTKTMGIKYLIFAMNKMDTVEWDEVRFMSIKNELTVFLKDIQFKHVENVSWIPISGRTGEGVHNVDYPKQMKWYEGGASLFSTIEKLTIHKYDNISKKPFIFQILKRKMHESDKHATLITGKVINGTIQPGENITVYPSKQSLIVDRISSTVDSIKNAPLPIALESDSVTLKVLNADYQSISIGNIATSVDFNLETSNSFQIKIKTLYMNEHLQVGDLMTVYSGFSRYGVKITEILSNDIIPVNKSHIGSDEIATFSLDVIEPDHDIPILIHLANNPMALNEVIFRRQGAFVAIGRFIQ